The segment TTTCACTTGGGACTAAGTATCACGTCAAGCGGGACTACGTTTCATTACCCTGTTGCATGGAGCCAGCCAAGGCGGCGCTGAATCTCCGAGCCATGGCTGCAGCCGACATGGAGCGGGGAAAGATGGCAACCACCACCTCATCGTCCGCCGCCCGCCCGTCATTGAGCACTCCATGCAAGCGGCACACGTCGTCGAGCGCGTTCCGCACGTCCTCCTCCGTGGGCGGGTTGTCGTCGCGCATGAGGGTGCGGAGGAAGTAGTTGTTGGTGCTGACGACGGCGGAACTGAACCGGATGCCGTCCAAGGGCGCCATGCCCGGCAATGTCCGGCGCAAGTGCTGATTGAAGAGCTGCTCGTAGCGGAAGACGGAAACCAGCTCCTTGTCCCGCAGCGCCGGAACGGCATTGACCACACGGTATCTTTGCCTCGCCATCGCGCTTTGGCGGGCGTAATGCCGGAACACCGCGGCAGCGGCCTCGCAGACTGCGAGCCAAGGATCATCGTTCGCCTCGGACAGGAATTTCTCAGCTTGTTCTATCAGCTCATCGTGGTCAGCAAAGACCACATCCTCCTTCGAGCGGAACTGCCGAAAAAAGGTGCTTCGGGATATTCCGGCCGCGCGCGCAATATCTTCAACACTGGTGGCCTCAAAGCCTTGCTGCGCAAAGAGCCGCACGGCCGTTGCCGCAACACCAGAGCGAAAACCCGCATCGCCTCCCCTGCGCGCACTGTGATGGGCAGCATCGATGTTTCCGGTTGGGTGAGCTTTGTCCATCGTCCTACGCTACCGCTCGGACACCCTCCAACCCTCGGGACAATGAGCCGTAGAATTTCAGGATGAGTAGCATGCAACAGATTGATCACGGGGTATCGCTGACGGTCCAGGTCACCAACATGCTGCGGGCTGCCATTACATCCGGTGAGATGAGTCCCGATCAGCACTTTTCGGCCATCGGGCTCGCCGAAAAGCTC is part of the Arthrobacter methylotrophus genome and harbors:
- a CDS encoding helix-turn-helix domain-containing protein, yielding MDKAHPTGNIDAAHHSARRGGDAGFRSGVAATAVRLFAQQGFEATSVEDIARAAGISRSTFFRQFRSKEDVVFADHDELIEQAEKFLSEANDDPWLAVCEAAAAVFRHYARQSAMARQRYRVVNAVPALRDKELVSVFRYEQLFNQHLRRTLPGMAPLDGIRFSSAVVSTNNYFLRTLMRDDNPPTEEDVRNALDDVCRLHGVLNDGRAADDEVVVAIFPRSMSAAAMARRFSAALAGSMQQGNET